Part of the Penicillium digitatum chromosome 4, complete sequence genome is shown below.
GTACAGTCAGCAAATCAGGTGACACTAGCCTCGGATTCGAGAACAACACATGCGATTGATGGCCTTCAACCTCATTGTTTGTCCAATACAACTATAAAACTAGGCAACATCGCTTCGGAAGTTCCTCGATTCTCTTCCTTTTGTCCTCTGAAGTTCAAGTTTCTCTTCAACAGACCAAATCGCCCTTTTTTTGCTTTATCAAGTTCCCCCACCATCCCCGCATCTCACCTTCAACCTACCGAATACATCTATATCGACCTTCAAGATGGCCGCCCCTGCTGATGTTACTATTCAGAACCTGAGTGGGAAATGGGAGATGGTACGCTCGACTAGGCTTCtaagaaaaagcaaatcaaATTGAATGCTCATGTGTAACAGGACTCTGCCTCCAACCCAACAGACCCTATTCTCTCTCTGGTTTGTACCACCAAGCCCTAACCGGCCTTCCCGCCAAGCTACCAAACATTTAAAAAGCCAAGCCTCCCACCCCTGTCGCAAATTCCCCTCCAATCATGCAAATCCATAATGATCATTATCACCCCTCCCCGGCACCACACCACACATAATCTCTATCTATCAACCCCACTAACAAACTAAAACAGCAAGGGGTTGGCTGGCTCACGCGCAAGACACTCTCGTATGCAACGGTGACAAGCAACGTCCACCAGTACGCCGACAGCGAGAACCCCACTCTCATCCATGTCGACGCGCAGCAGGTAATCACAGGTGGCATCCAAGGCACCAAGGAAGAGCGCAAGCTGGACTGGGAAGAGCGCGAGCATGTCGATCACATCTTTGGCACGGTGAAGGGTCGATCGCGCCACATCGCCGCTGCGAAGAGTGAGGACGGCGCTGTGCGCCCTGTCATCGAGATCCAGACCAAGGTCGGCTCGCCTGAGGCTGATGCCAAGGTGCAGAAGTTCCTGACTGGAGAGATTCTAATTGATGGATCGAAGAGTGAGGGTTTCCTTGCTGAGGAGGGCGAGGGTGCATTCTTGCATAGCTTTGTGAAGAATGAGTCGGCTGGGTGGACTGCTGAGCAGGTTTGGGGATTTGAGATTGTTGATGGCGAGAGACGTCATACTCGTCGTGTTGTTGTTACTAAGGGTGGGAAGGTTGCGTCTGCTAGACTTGTTTACACTTTCAAGGGGCGTAGAGGTGACGAGTAAATGCTCTTATCCGTTTGTTTAGCTTAGGCCTTGTTAAGCTCATGGAATGATGACATGTGGGGATTTTGAGACTGTTTCATTTCCAAGAATCAATGTCACTAGAATGCTGTATGCACTGTTCAATCTGGGTTTCCATGCCAAGATTCACAGAAAAGCAATCATGTGGTTCAGAGACATCCATTGAGATTCATCAGGTGTGTGTTTTGTTCAACTAGAAAGAGACAGAATAATCATGCTAACGATCGGCTaaaaacaaaatcaagaaatcaaaagaTGCAGATCCTAGGATATTTACGAGTGAGTGGGCATCACAACGTTAGCTTTGGTGCTGACTGCATCCTCGCTCTTCCAATGACTGGTCACAGTCTTCTGCTGGGTATAGAACTGCAAGCCGGGCTTGCCGTAGAAAGTGTTGGCACCTCCACCGGCGATACTCTTCTTGTTACCAGTGAAAGAGAACATGGGAAGAGGAACAGGAATGGGCACGTTGATACCAAGCTGACCAGCCTCGCATTCCTTCTGGAACTTGGAGGCGGTCGAGCCAGAGCGGGTGAAGATGGCAGCACCGTTGCCGTATTCGTTAGCGTTGATCACGTCGATGGCGTCATCAAGGGTCTCAACGTTGAGGCACACGAGAACGGGACCGAAGATCTCCTCCTTGTAGCACTTCATATCGGTGGTGACATTGGTGACGATCGTTGGGCCAACCTGTAGGAGCAAAATCAGTTCGAGTTACACAAATGTAGATCCCTTTCTGTAGTGGAACTTACAAAATTACCATTGGGGTATTTCTCAGGCTTGAGGCCACGACCATCCAGAAGAATGGTTGcaccctcttcctcggcgCTGGTAATCAAGCCCTCAATACGCTTCTTGCTCTCTGGGCTGATCACAGGGCCGAGGTCAGCACCCTCTTCAAAGCCGCCATTCACAATCAAGGCCTTGGCCCGCTCGGCGATCTCGGGCAGCCAATCCTTAGTCTCGCCAACCATTACACAGGTGCTCAATGCCATACAGCGCTGACCAGCAGCACCAAATGCAGCACCGGTAATGGCGTTAAGAGCGTGATTTTTGTTGGCGTCGGGCAGGACGGCAGCATGGTTCTTAGCACCCAAGTTGGCTTGCACGCGCTTACCATTGGCAGAGCCACGGGTGTAAATGTATTCGCCAGCACGGTTGCTGCCAACAAAGCTGATAGCCTTGATAGCAGGCTCATCAAGGATGAAGTCCACAGTGGGAGCGGCGCCGTGGATAATGTTAATCACACCCGGCGGGAAACCGGCCTCCTTGGCAAGCTCCGCTAGGATCATAGCAGCACCGGGATCCCGCTCGGATGGTTTCATGACCAAGCAGTTACCAGTCATGGTAGCGACCGGAATACACCAAAGGGGAATCATGGCAGGGAAGTCTTCGTGGCAATTAGCATCTGGTTATGTGCAGGGATTAAAGGGGTTGACCTGAGCAACTTACTGAATGGGCAGATAGCGGCCACGACGCCGAGCGGCTCACGGTAGCTTCTTGTCTCCATGTCCTTGGCTACTTCCAAGACCTCGCCAGTCATCTGGGTGGTGATACCACAGGCGGTCTCGGCAACCTGAAGACCGCGAAGAACGTCACCCTTGGCATCGGCGAAAGTCTTACCCTGCTCAAGGGTAATGGACGCGGCCAGTCGGTCCCAGTGGATACGGATTAGGCTAGTAAACTTGAAGATAATTTGTTGCCTGGCCATGATGCTGGTGGCTTTCCAAGCGGGGAAAGCCTTCTCGGCCGACTCCACAGCGGCCTTCAGCTCCGCATCTGTGCTCTGGGGCACACGGGTGACCAGGTTGTTAGTGGCAGGATCATAGAGATCAATCCATTTGGATGATTCGGATGACACAAACTCATTGTCAATGAAGTTAGCAGTGTCAATTGGGTTGGCGATCTTTTCGTGAGTTGTTGGGTATTCTGTAGCGGTGGAGACGGCCGATGTTGTTGCGGGGACAAGCCGCTCGGCTGTTGTGTGCAAGCGGCGAGTGGCAGAGGGCGATAATGATGGCACAGCTGCTCTACGAGAGCCCAGACTGGCGAGGGAAGTAGTAGTGAGAGATCTTGTAGAAGAGCCAGCTCTAGCAGTAACCGACACCGTGCGGGGAACTGCACGGAAAGCGGGGATGGAACGGGCAACCGACCGACAAGTAGCCATCTTGAATTGACGAGAGATGCAGAAGCAATGGAATTCAGAGATAGGACAAGTCACTAGAGAGATGCAAAGATGATTCTGGAATGCAGAGACCTCGGGAATCATGTACCTTGGGTTACCCCAGGCCCGAGGTCAACCGCCTTAGTCAGAGGGCATTCTGGGGGTTCCCAGGCTTCCCCACGTACAAAGGAGCCCCCCAGACAAGGTACCTTCTCGGCATTTTCAGCCAATGGCAAGTTGAAAATGGATTCGAATCGCCGACTAACTGGCGTTTAATCGTTCAGATTGTTCTTCGGGTTTTATCGCGCACTAGACGTTATAGGTAAGAGATCAAGTCAATTACAATATAGgcattttcttcttccagctTTGCTTGTATTTCTTGCTTCATGAGGGGCAAAAAGGCCTTGGTTATGACACTATTGAAAGGGCAAAAAGGCAGCTGTCTCCGAGAAAGATAAAAAAATGTGAAGGCCGATACAGAAATAGAATTAGAGAGGAGTATACAAATCGGGCCTCCACTCAACGTTCTTCATGAACCTTCTGACTACTACATCGGCCAAGACAACAAGAAGGGGATCACGGCGGTAACTTAATGCAAATTTCTTCGCTGATTGGGGTTATGGGTAAAATTCTTTTCTGCGTATAGATGATTTCCAAGCATCGCATTTACTCGGCGGAGGATCGAGTGGTGCGCTTGGTGGCACCGCCCTTGCTAGTCTCAGCGGAAGAGGTGACAgcctcttccttcttctccttgggaGCACCAGCGGGCTGCTTGCCCTTCTTCTCGGCCGGGGCGGCAGGGCTGCTGGCACTAATGGCACCCACAACGATGAGGATCATGGTTAGGAGGAGCGCGCCCAGGCCACCGGCAACCTCAGGGAGGGTCTTGGCGGCGTCGATGGGGTCCTCCTTGGCCAGCTCAACGAAGTGATTGACCTTCTGGCGGACGAAGGTAACAGGATCCTCCTGGAAGGTGACGGTGGTACCCTCTTCCTTGACCTCTGGCTTAGGCTTGCTagcctcctcctcggcctcctcAATGGGGAACTTCacatcgaaggtctcctggCGGAGCTTCTCAGCATCCTCAACGGAGTGTCCAATGTAGACGTTGTCGAACAGAATGTCATTTTGCATAGTCcagatctcgaagccaaTAGCGCCCATGGGCTCAAAGTTGGATGGGGTCTTGTCCTCGAAAAAGGCAGGGTTCTTGATCTTACGAGGGGCCCAGACACCCTTGTAGGCAGGGTTATCGATGCGAGGAGCCTCCCACTTGCCCTTGTATTCGGGGTTCTTGATCAAAGGGCGGGTCCAAGTGCCACAGCCAGAGACCTCAGCACACTTGGGGTTGGGGACAGTGGGAGGGAGCCAGTCTCcatcctcctcatcatcccaATCCTCGGGCTTCTCTGCCTCAGGGTCGGGAATGCTCTCGGCCTCATCTTCCAGCCAGTCGGCAGGTTGAGTGGCCTCCTCATCGATGATCTCGAAGGGAGCCTCTTCATCCCAGTCGGCGGGCTTAGTGGCTTCGGGGTCGGGGATCTGAACGTCATCAACCCAGTCGGAGGGCTTAAAGTCCTTAGGATCATCAATCTCCTTCTCGGGGTTGACAGGAGGGTTGAAGTCCTCGAGGAGGCTACCCTTCTTGGCAGAGTCGCCGTTGATCAGGATCTCGAAGGTTTGATCGGGGTTGACGATCAGGGTGTAGAGGGAGGTGACCTTGTTGGTGCGGGCCACAGGAGGAGTCTTGAGGTGCTTCTCCTCGTATTCGccggtcttggggttcttGTGGCGGAAAATGAAGTGAACCTTGTTGGTGGCACCGCACTTGTCAGGACCGAACATGATGACATAGGGAGTGCCGTTGGAGAACTCCTCCTGGTGGAGCTTCTTGTTCTCTTGGAGAAGCTTGAGGTATGCACCGCCGCAAACCAGGGAGTCTAAGGCAGGTCACTTCCAgtcagcaaaaaaaaaacgcgGACGAATGTAAACAGTCGCGACTCACTTTGCGGCTTGACTTCGTACTGAACCACCAAGGTCTTGCCCTTGTTGTCAATCTTCTTGGGGAACTTGGCAGAGATGGCGTGGTGAGCAGCAGCGTTCTTCACGACCAGACCCTTGTCGCCCTCAATACCCTTGAAGACGGAGGGCTCCTCGACTGCCCATTCACCGACGTAAGCCCACTCATCCTCGGACTTGGCATTCTTCTTTGCGTGGGAAGGCTTCCACCGAGAATCCCAGCCGTCTGTGAATTGTTCCAGGAAGGGAGCTTTGAGGTTGGTAGGCTGGCAGGAGTTAAAAGTTAGTATGAGGGAGTGGGGAGGGCGGGTTTATAGATGCATACAGTGAAGACGGGCTTGTCAATGACAGTAGTATCCGCAATCTCCTCCTCCGCATGGGCGTAGCCCATGAGGCTAGCGGAGGAGACCAGAGCCGAGGTCAAGGCAGTGTTAAAGCGCATAATGTAAACTAAACTATTAGAAAGAAGGAAAGTGGAGCGCACAGCACCGAGATGTAGAAAAGAGGTGGTTTTATAGAAAGGGCAACACTGGGGGGAAGGTCCAGGTGGCCTCTTCACTAAGCTCCCCAATTGGGACTAGGGCGTGTACACACGGGTTTCGATCTTGTTCTACAGGCACATAAACAATTGGTCCTcttaacaaaaaaaaaaaaagcagaggCACGGTAATTTATGTGATCTTCGGATTTTTATTTACTATTCTGCTTAATTGGAACTCCATAGCTACCACTAGATAACTAGGTGCTCCATACACAGTTATGCATATCTTAGTTTTGTTTCTTATTTATCTTTTTCCCCATCCTTGATCGGCTAGCGGATATCCGTAATACGTAAAATGGACGGGAGCTAGCGAATCCTCTTAATCGCATCTACGGAGGGATGGTCCGTTCGAGATTAGCATTTTCCTTGTAACGTCCATCTCGGAGCAGCTGTAGTCCTTCACAAATTTCATAGGTCATGCTGGCAACATTCGTAAGAAAGGTCAAACGGCTGGACTGCATCCCAGGAGCGTTCCATGTTGAGTTCGTCCTTGTATTTAAAGGTGATGCAAATAAAAGACTCCTTCACGATTTAAGCCTTTCCTGTCCATGCTAGCTACAAGCCAATAGGGGAAAAATACCCTATCGCAGTTACTAGTCacaagagaagaggaagaagaagaagaagaagaagaagaagaagaagaagaagaagaatttTAGTGTGTATGATCGAGGAAAAGCAGGGTGTTTATCCCTTGAATTTGACAAACAAGCACTCAGTCTGCAAGCAAACAACGGGGGATGGAATCATCTCAACAATGTCTAAAACAAAAAGACATCTAACAAATGACACGAGGCCATATAAGTGGCAGATTACGTGAGACCGTAAGGTCACTGTTACCTATCTCATACATCTTCTGTTTTGATCTGCTTAGTTTCACTTGGTGTTTCCTATATATGACCACAGCAGCTGGGAGATTTTGTTTCAAACTATCCCGCGAAATGCCAAGCTTTACGGAGTACGCAAATCCATTCTTTATAAATAAATATGGTGGTGATTCTACCTTCTATCTTCCCCCCCCGAAGGGCAAAAATAAAAATAGGTCTTACCCGGGATCGAACCGGGGTCGGTGGAAGAATTTCGATTCGAACATCAAAATCCACAGTCATgaccactagaccataagACCAAATCGTATTGATTTAAAACTTTTTACACAACATGACGAGCCCAGTTCACAATTATCCTGTTTACTTGTCACAGTACAATGGAAGACAGTTCTTGTGGTAGATTGAATCTTTCTGGTCTTTATCTGTATTAGGAGTGTTTTCAATTCAAAGGAGAGGATTAGCCTATTTCATCTTGTTGTCACAATGTAGGGATATCAAATGGCGTGCTAGATTTGCATTGTCAAGTGCCGACTGTTGTACACTCTCAAGATCTTCCCCCGCTCAAAGGTCCAATTGGTTACTCGGTACTCTTGGCGCAAAACTTCACCTAGACAATAACAAATTTGGAACTTGTAATCCGACCTAGGTCCTCCCCACCTCCCAAACTTTGGAACTATCATCCCTCAACATACGCTAATCTGTCGCAGCCCATAATGTGCCCCGCAGACCAAACTGTCGCAACGAACTATGACCACTTGGTCCAGTCCGAGGACCCTGAACACCCAGCCAACCTGATCCCCGAGCTCTGTCGCAAATTTTACAACTGGGGATGGGTTACTGGTACCGGAGGTGGTGTAAGCTTATACTTGCGacggggaaaaaaaactctTGCAACGGTGCCTCGCTGATGAAAAGTAGACCTCGATCCGCCAAGGTGACCACATCTTTATCGCGCCGTCTGGAGTTCAGAAAGAATTGATGCAGCCTGACAACATCTTCGTCCTCCAATGGCCCACTCCCAAGTACCCTGCCTCGGACCGCAACTACATCCGCAAACCCCTCAAGCTCAATCCCTCCGCCTGTACCCCGCTATTCCTGACTGCCTTTGAGCATGGTGCTGGCTGCTGCATACACACTCACTCACAATGGGCGGTTCTAGTAACCCTGTTGGTAGAGCGGGAGAAGGGCCCTGATGCTTGCTTCGAGATCAGCAACATCGAGCAGATCAAGGGTATTCCCCGCGGCAAAGGAAAAGGCATGCTCGGATTCTTCGATACTTTGAAGATTCCTATTATTGAAAACACCGCCTTTGAAGAGGACCTCACCAGCGGTTTGGAGGCAGCCATGAACAAGTACCCGGACACATACGCGGTACTTGTCCGAAGGCACGGAATGTAAGTGACAGCAACCTCGCTTCACATGATACTGGTGCGTATACTAATGTTGGTTCCTCTTGCAGTTACGTCTGGGGTGATAACACTGCAAAGGCCAAGACCCAGTGTGAGAGTCTGGATTACATCTTCCAGCTGGCGGTGGAAATGCACAAGCTGGGCCTCCCGTGGGTCAAATAGACGTTGCGCGGTTTCTAATGACCTATATTATGCCGATGTTGATTTGAGCTGGGAAATCGTCGATCACCCTGACATTACTATGTAAGAAGCTCCAATTGAAATGATGTGACGTATTGCGAAGCTCGTCAGGGGGGCCGAGAGTATCGGATAGTGGCTGGCAATGAGTAGACTGAATTAATTATGAACCTAAAGAAATGGCCCTCGACGTATCAAACAGCAGTGTCAATGGCATAGTATGCAGAATATGCAAAGTAAAGTATGGAGTAGTTGAACAAATCAAAGACAAAACACCACATGGGGTGGCACTCCAGGACTGGATCCCGTGAGTGACTAAGGATGATCAGCCTCCACTCCAACCAGCTCCCTCTCCAACTCCATATCGCACCCTCCAAGCTCCTATTGAGATCAATTTTAATATTGACCTGTTGATTCGCCTTCGCTTCTCCCATTCCTTTCGCTTCGATCTCACACCGGTAACAATGGATCTAGACTCTGGTGATTCCCCGTGGGGCGGTAGGCACTCATGATACCACAGCTCTTCGAATCGCGGTCTGATTTATGAAGCAGATGAGCCTTCACAGTTCAAGCCCAGCGATGGTTCCACCAAACTCAGCACTCAGGAAGCTGGTAGGTTTTTAATTTGGCTTGCTCTTTCTACGACCTTTCGCTAAGCCCACTACCAAATAGCAGCTGCACAAACCCCCGCGTCAGACAGCTCGCCCGCTGTCCGCATACCAGGGAGAAGAGGCCCACGAGGGACACGCAAGATCAGCGCACAAGCCACTAAACTTGAATCCGTTGATGATTCCGTCGACCCCCTGGGTCCATTGGGCGAAGCGCCTGCCGAGGCCACCCCAACACCCACAGATGAAGCACCAGCACCGCCCCAAAAGGAGCCGTTCGCCGGGCGTGGCGCGCGACCGCTCTCCTCTCCCTCCCAGGCATCTGACGGAGCGGATGCAGTCGACTCGAACAATTTGGAAGAGGAGACCGCGGTCTTCCGAGGACCCCCTCCCGTGCAACCGCCGGCGCAAGCGGATGGACTGAAAAGGCAGACGCAGCCCAGCATAAGCGTGGAGGATGCTGCAAAGCCGACCTTCCAGATCTATGTCGGAGATCCGCACAAAGTGGGAGACCTGACAAGCAGTCACATTGTTTATCAAGTTTCGACGAAGGTAATTGGACTGCACGGAACTTGAAAGCTATCGATTGGAAAAGAGGAAGCTAACGGCTACCGGTGTGGCTAGACAACATCCAAGGCCTATCGCCAACCCGAGTTCACTGTCAGCCGTCGATACCGTGATTTCCTCTGGCTTTACAACTCCCTGCACAGCAGTAACCCGGGAGTGGTTGTTGCGCCTCCGCCCGAGAAGCAAGCAGTTGGCCGGTTTGATACCAGCTTTGTAGAGTCGAGGAGAGCTGCTTTGGAACGAATGCTTAACAAGATTGCCGGCCATCCCATTCTTCAACATGATGGCGATCTGAAGATTTTCCTAGAAAGTGAGGCTTTCACCCTTGATGTTAAGAATAAGGAAAACCGAGAGCCTGACATTGGCCCAAGCAAGGGAATGCTGAGCTCCTTCGGTATTTCCGTTGGTGGAGGAACTAAATTTGTGGAACACGACGATGTAAGTGAATCGTTTCTAATAAATCGGTTTCGCCTGCTCACACGTTGATAGTGGTTCCATGACCGAAAAATCTACTTGGATGCATTGGAGAACCAGTTGAAGGCTCTATTGAAGTCAATGGACACTGTTATTCTACAACGAAAGGGTCTAGCCGAGGCTGCAGGCGACTTTTCGAGCTCATTGCATGCCTTATCTGCTGTCGAGCTATCCCCCGCCCTTTCCTATCCATTGGAAGGCTTGTCAGAACTTCAATTACGTATCCGGGAACTCTATGACCGACAAGCGCAACAGGATGTTCTGACGCTTGGAATCACAATCGATGAATATATCCGATTAATTGGAAGTGTCAAAATGGCCTTCACGCAGCGGCAAAAGGCCTTCCACACCTGGCACGCAGCAGAGTCCGATCTACAGAAGCGCAAGAACAACCAAGAAAAGCTACTCCGCCAGGGAAAAACTCAGCAAGACCGCTTGAATCAAGTCAACGCCGACGTCGCGGATGCAGAACGTAAGGTACACCAAACGCGGCTGCTCTTCGAGGATATGGGCCGGCTTATGCGGAGTGAGCTACAACGGtttgagaaggagaaggtGGAGGACTTCAAGTCTGGCGTGGAAACATTCCTTGAAAGTGCAGTCGAGGCCCAGAAAGAGGTAAGTTCTTGCCAACACTTCCGGGTTTTATCTCATCCGGCTGACCCCGAACACAGTTGATCGAACTCTGGGAGACATTCCTCCTGCGTATAGACGCTGGCGAAGAAGGGCTTCCGTACTATGTACCTGCTGAAGCAAGCGATGAACCCGCTCCGGCGGAGCCCGCAGAGGCAGGCTCGGAAACGGGGCTACTGGCCGCCGAGCATGACGCTTGATATCCCTCCGGGTTGCGTTTCCACAGCCCTGAAAATGAGCGCCGTCTTTTTCCTCGTCTTGGTTTTGTATTCATTATGGAACAACTCTTTCACGATGTTTGTTTATGCCATGCTGCCACTGGTAATGCTCAGCAAGCTGACAAGCTTTGTGTTTTTCTTCTATTTCCGCTTCACTCCGAATACCATTGTTCGCGTACTGTAGCAACCCAATTCATAATCTGCACTATTTAGTTATACTGTTCCGAA
Proteins encoded:
- a CDS encoding lccl domain-containing protein: MAAPADVTIQNLSGKWEMDSASNPTDPILSLQGVGWLTRKTLSYATVTSNVHQYADSENPTLIHVDAQQVITGGIQGTKEERKLDWEEREHVDHIFGTVKGRSRHIAAAKSEDGAVRPVIEIQTKVGSPEADAKVQKFLTGEILIDGSKSEGFLAEEGEGAFLHSFVKNESAGWTAEQVWGFEIVDGERRHTRRVVVTKGGKVASARLVYTFKGRRGDE
- a CDS encoding Methylmalonate-semialdehyde dehydrogenase, putative, whose amino-acid sequence is MATCRSVARSIPAFRAVPRTVSVTARAGSSTRSLTTTSLASLGSRRAAVPSLSPSATRRLHTTAERLVPATTSAVSTATEYPTTHEKIANPIDTANFIDNEFVSSESSKWIDLYDPATNNLVTRVPQSTDAELKAAVESAEKAFPAWKATSIMARQQIIFKFTSLIRIHWDRLAASITLEQGKTFADAKGDVLRGLQVAETACGITTQMTGEVLEVAKDMETRSYREPLGVVAAICPFNFPAMIPLWCIPVATMTGNCLVMKPSERDPGAAMILAELAKEAGFPPGVINIIHGAAPTVDFILDEPAIKAISFVGSNRAGEYIYTRGSANGKRVQANLGAKNHAAVLPDANKNHALNAITGAAFGAAGQRCMALSTCVMVGETKDWLPEIAERAKALIVNGGFEEGADLGPVISPESKKRIEGLITSAEEEGATILLDGRGLKPEKYPNGNFVGPTIVTNVTTDMKCYKEEIFGPVLVCLNVETLDDAIDVINANEYGNGAAIFTRSGSTASKFQKECEAGQLGINVPIPVPLPMFSFTGNKKSIAGGGANTFYGKPGLQFYTQQKTVTSHWKSEDAVSTKANVVMPTHS
- a CDS encoding Calreticulin/calnexin, with amino-acid sequence MRFNTALTSALVSSASLMGYAHAEEEIADTTVIDKPVFTPTNLKAPFLEQFTDGWDSRWKPSHAKKNAKSEDEWAYVGEWAVEEPSVFKGIEGDKGLVVKNAAAHHAISAKFPKKIDNKGKTLVVQYEVKPQNSLVCGGAYLKLLQENKKLHQEEFSNGTPYVIMFGPDKCGATNKVHFIFRHKNPKTGEYEEKHLKTPPVARTNKVTSLYTLIVNPDQTFEILINGDSAKKGSLLEDFNPPVNPEKEIDDPKDFKPSDWVDDVQIPDPEATKPADWDEEAPFEIIDEEATQPADWLEDEAESIPDPEAEKPEDWDDEEDGDWLPPTVPNPKCAEVSGCGTWTRPLIKNPEYKGKWEAPRIDNPAYKGVWAPRKIKNPAFFEDKTPSNFEPMGAIGFEIWTMQNDILFDNVYIGHSVEDAEKLRQETFDVKFPIEEAEEEASKPKPEVKEEGTTVTFQEDPVTFVRQKVNHFVELAKEDPIDAAKTLPEVAGGLGALLLTMILIVVGAISASSPAAPAEKKGKQPAGAPKEKKEEAVTSSAETSKGGATKRTTRSSAE
- a CDS encoding Methylthioribulose-1-phosphate dehydratase, producing the protein MCPADQTVATNYDHLVQSEDPEHPANLIPELCRKFYNWGWVTGTGGGTSIRQGDHIFIAPSGVQKELMQPDNIFVLQWPTPKYPASDRNYIRKPLKLNPSACTPLFLTAFEHGAGCCIHTHSQWAVLVTLLVEREKGPDACFEISNIEQIKGIPRGKGKGMLGFFDTLKIPIIENTAFEEDLTSGLEAAMNKYPDTYAVLVRRHGIYVWGDNTAKAKTQCESLDYIFQLAVEMHKLGLPWVK
- a CDS encoding Vacuolar protein sorting-associated protein Vps5, putative, translated to MDLDSGDSPWGDEPSQFKPSDGSTKLSTQEAAAAQTPASDSSPAVRIPGRRGPRGTRKISAQATKLESVDDSVDPLGPLGEAPAEATPTPTDEAPAPPQKEPFAGRGARPLSSPSQASDGADAVDSNNLEEETAVFRGPPPVQPPAQADGLKRQTQPSISVEDAAKPTFQIYVGDPHKVGDLTSSHIVYQVSTKTTSKAYRQPEFTVSRRYRDFLWLYNSLHSSNPGVVVAPPPEKQAVGRFDTSFVESRRAALERMLNKIAGHPILQHDGDLKIFLESEAFTLDVKNKENREPDIGPSKGMLSSFGISVGGGTKFVEHDDWFHDRKIYLDALENQLKALLKSMDTVILQRKGLAEAAGDFSSSLHALSAVELSPALSYPLEGLSELQLRIRELYDRQAQQDVLTLGITIDEYIRLIGSVKMAFTQRQKAFHTWHAAESDLQKRKNNQEKLLRQGKTQQDRLNQVNADVADAERKVHQTRLLFEDMGRLMRSELQRFEKEKVEDFKSGVETFLESAVEAQKELIELWETFLLRIDAGEEGLPYYVPAEASDEPAPAEPAEAGSETGLLAAEHDA